A stretch of the Porifericola rhodea genome encodes the following:
- a CDS encoding RagB/SusD family nutrient uptake outer membrane protein has translation MKTLQYSILVFLILTVSACSEEFLELRPIGSPTDATFWQTDGDAIAASNGLYSAMTDDDMYGRGYFWFINASDDMVTGRVKADPDNMKNFICTGDEGYIRNIWSKKYTVIKRANDIINNLEGMEIDESLKNRIMGEAYFFSGLMYLDLAYRFGNEKAGVPIIDREDMANFNIPRTAHVNENYAYIVSEFEKAAALLPYFSEYGAADRGRAHKTAAQAFMAKTYLYWAQYDASKYSKAVESADLVINSGQHALINTGNPSEDYRAVFSSAENFGSEYIWSVVSNTQTGSILPGVMFENKGWGKYNGWGYYQPTKELYDAYQEGDARRDVTIFKEGTEFTYFGEPFTWYQTSNNETGYMFGKYVEPFSDVNRVNPNGDKPSTDLNVPLIRYAEVLLIKAEALIADGKNGDAPLNEVRTRAGLSPISGANMEDLKRERRCELAGEWSDRHFDLVRWGDADSIYAQPLHAHDGSVAWPARPQFDPEIHSVWPIPPHEIEASNGILSQNEGW, from the coding sequence ATGAAAACATTACAATATAGTATTCTCGTATTTTTGATACTGACGGTCTCGGCCTGCTCCGAAGAGTTTCTGGAACTTAGACCCATAGGTTCTCCCACTGATGCTACCTTCTGGCAAACTGACGGTGATGCCATTGCAGCCTCTAATGGCTTATACAGTGCCATGACCGATGACGATATGTATGGTAGAGGTTACTTCTGGTTCATTAATGCCAGTGATGATATGGTAACAGGTAGGGTAAAGGCTGACCCTGATAATATGAAAAACTTTATTTGTACCGGTGACGAAGGCTATATTCGGAACATTTGGTCTAAAAAATATACGGTGATCAAAAGGGCTAATGATATCATAAATAACCTGGAAGGTATGGAGATAGATGAAAGCCTGAAAAACAGAATTATGGGTGAAGCTTATTTTTTCTCAGGGCTTATGTACCTGGATCTGGCTTATCGCTTTGGGAATGAAAAAGCTGGTGTCCCTATCATTGATCGTGAAGATATGGCAAACTTCAACATTCCGCGTACTGCTCACGTCAATGAAAATTACGCTTACATCGTGAGCGAATTTGAAAAGGCCGCGGCACTGCTTCCTTACTTTAGTGAATATGGTGCAGCAGACAGAGGTAGAGCCCATAAAACTGCTGCTCAGGCGTTTATGGCGAAAACTTATCTATACTGGGCACAGTATGATGCTTCCAAGTATTCTAAGGCAGTAGAATCAGCAGATTTAGTCATAAACTCAGGTCAGCATGCCTTAATTAATACCGGAAATCCATCAGAAGATTATAGAGCTGTTTTTTCATCGGCAGAAAACTTTGGCAGCGAATACATCTGGTCGGTTGTATCAAATACCCAGACTGGGAGCATTTTACCTGGGGTTATGTTTGAAAATAAAGGTTGGGGTAAGTACAACGGTTGGGGGTACTACCAACCCACCAAAGAACTTTATGATGCCTATCAGGAAGGTGATGCTCGTCGTGATGTAACTATTTTTAAAGAAGGAACAGAGTTTACCTATTTTGGAGAGCCATTTACCTGGTACCAGACTTCAAATAACGAAACGGGTTATATGTTTGGAAAGTACGTGGAGCCCTTTAGCGATGTAAACCGGGTTAACCCCAATGGCGACAAGCCTTCTACAGACTTAAATGTACCGCTAATCCGTTATGCGGAAGTTCTACTGATCAAAGCTGAAGCTCTGATAGCAGATGGTAAAAACGGAGATGCTCCACTTAACGAAGTGCGCACTCGTGCCGGACTTTCTCCCATTAGCGGAGCTAATATGGAAGACCTTAAGCGGGAGAGAAGATGTGAGTTAGCGGGAGAATGGAGTGATCGCCATTTTGACCTGGTACGTTGGGGAGATGCGGACTCCATTTATGCACAACCGCTTCACGCGCATGACGGTAGTGTGGCCTGGCCAGCACGCCCTCAGTTTGATCCTGAAATCCATAGTGTGTGGCCTATACCACCACATGAAATTGAGGCTAGCAATGGCATATTAAGCCAGAACGAAGGCTGGTAA
- a CDS encoding mercuric reductase, whose amino-acid sequence MKTYDAIIIGVGQAGSPLASTLSGKGWKTAVIERQHPGGSCVNYGCTPTKTMVASASVSHVVSTAAEVGIEATAPKTNFQQVIKRRDEIVKQWREGVEKTIFESDNIDYFFGEASFVSKKQIKVTLNEGGEEELTAEKIFINVGTSPRIPDIQGLNKIDYLTSKSMMDLKELPEHLIILGGSYIGLEFGQMYRRLGSKVSIIQNAKQLAPKEDQDIAAYIKEFLEEEGVDVYLNSELSKVEKSGANIVCSLEGQVNKTIKGSHLLLAIGTNPNTKNLKAEQSGITLAKHDYIEVNEYLETNVEGIFALGDCKGGPEFTHISYDDFRIVNDYLFGEKKRKISDRLVPYTMFTKPELGRVGLNEKMAKEQGIEYQIAQMPMSKAARAIEANETSGILKVLVSPEDKTILGASCLAEVGGEMMSMLEIAMMGGLTYEQLRDGIFAHPTYGETLNNLFASVEDPE is encoded by the coding sequence ATGAAAACATATGACGCAATAATAATAGGAGTAGGTCAGGCAGGTAGCCCCTTGGCAAGCACTTTGTCAGGTAAAGGCTGGAAAACGGCAGTAATAGAGCGACAGCATCCAGGGGGTAGCTGTGTTAACTATGGTTGTACTCCTACCAAAACGATGGTAGCTTCTGCAAGTGTAAGCCATGTAGTAAGTACAGCAGCAGAGGTAGGAATTGAAGCCACTGCCCCCAAAACAAACTTTCAGCAGGTAATCAAACGTAGAGATGAAATAGTTAAACAGTGGAGAGAAGGTGTTGAAAAGACCATTTTTGAAAGCGATAATATTGACTACTTTTTTGGTGAAGCTAGTTTTGTCAGTAAAAAACAAATAAAAGTCACGCTTAACGAGGGGGGAGAAGAAGAACTGACCGCTGAGAAGATATTTATTAATGTGGGTACGAGTCCTCGTATTCCAGACATTCAGGGGTTAAATAAAATAGACTATCTTACCTCTAAGAGCATGATGGATCTGAAAGAGCTGCCTGAGCATCTGATCATTTTAGGAGGGTCATATATAGGTCTAGAGTTTGGACAAATGTATCGTAGGCTGGGTAGTAAAGTCAGTATCATTCAAAATGCTAAACAACTGGCGCCTAAAGAAGACCAGGACATAGCAGCATATATTAAAGAATTTCTGGAAGAAGAAGGAGTAGATGTATACCTCAATTCTGAGCTCAGTAAGGTTGAAAAATCTGGAGCTAACATTGTGTGCAGTCTTGAAGGGCAGGTCAATAAAACTATTAAAGGCTCCCATTTACTACTTGCAATCGGAACAAATCCGAATACCAAAAACCTGAAAGCTGAGCAAAGTGGTATTACACTAGCAAAACACGATTATATAGAAGTCAATGAGTATCTGGAAACGAATGTGGAAGGTATATTTGCGCTGGGTGACTGCAAAGGAGGGCCTGAGTTTACACATATTTCTTACGATGATTTCCGAATAGTAAACGACTATCTGTTTGGAGAGAAGAAAAGAAAAATTAGTGATCGCCTAGTGCCATATACTATGTTTACCAAACCCGAACTCGGGAGGGTAGGTTTAAATGAGAAGATGGCAAAAGAGCAAGGTATTGAGTACCAGATAGCTCAGATGCCCATGTCAAAAGCAGCACGAGCAATAGAAGCTAATGAAACTAGTGGTATACTTAAAGTGTTGGTAAGCCCTGAGGACAAAACGATTTTAGGGGCTAGCTGTCTGGCAGAAGTTGGAGGTGAAATGATGTCAATGCTGGAAATTGCGATGATGGGTGGGCTTACCTACGAGCAGTTAAGAGATGGAATTTTCGCTCATCCTACCTACGGAGAAACTTTAAACAACCTTTTTGCCAGTGTAGAAGACCCCGAATAA
- a CDS encoding TonB-dependent receptor has protein sequence MKKHVLSFIGISRTVCLWLAVQLLLSTTIVEARAESQQSLSEIKLSLTLGKTNVKNVLSEIEKRTEFTFSYSSGYVDLNQQVFVKAENKSLKDILYSVASQTNLNFKRINRSIVVVKRPEKNQTINKISEISVSGRVTDVDNLPIPGVNVLVKDTNLGTITDIDGNYKLVVAETDTLAFSFIGYETEMIPVRGRSVIDVTLMPSLTSLNNVVVIGYGTAEKKDLTGAVAEVDAIKQINERPIYNAQQIMQGTVAGVTVLNNGGDPTAAPLVRVRGIGTLSNEEPLYVVDGLPGATLPNPADIESLTVLKDASAAAIYGARAAAGVVIVTTKKGSSRKPSINLNAYAGVQNAWNTLDALNAQEYADVMNLAFDNGGYAADYAGREYIQAETNAYGLETRTNWMDEIFRTGIIQNYDLSVNGGSEHSRFYGSLGYKKTEGTLKNTWAERYSLRLNSDFDLNDKLKVGENFALAFNNGNYGVNTTSGYTGAVITALYYPPSATIWENEEDGLYGGVAPRGSSYIGSYGDLINPVAYLDRLNHKRPTTNITGNVYLEYSLIDGLNYRLNAGLNRSNTSAKSFTSRITEPGKIFDYNELSQENIISNAYVIENTLSYSKVLADRHSFNLLLGYMAQKNSYEYFRMDARGFQSEVPDQQYFPNANGPFGTPAGGKSENSLISTLARLNYDFDDKYLFTATVRRDGSSKLSEDNRWGVFPSASLAWRLTNEGFMDGASWLDDLKVRASWGKIGNQGALGNYPTAITLSRTQALLGDPASYTDYYGYAIDGIANPDIKWETTTQTDIGINASLLKNKVYVNADYFIKKTDDMLLQVPLVGTAGVSNSPWENAGSVENKGLEFQLGYNNNIGDLHLDVSANITTIQNEVTSLGENYTNIQHGNNVRGILQPLRSEVGHAIYSYYVYETDGLFQSDQEVESYTGPDGEPIQALAQAGDLKFVDQNGDGKLNEEDKVFKGDNFPDLTYGMSLNLNYKNFDLSMLLQGVQGVKVFNGLKFSTLKPTQGYNMMSDIKDAWSPDNTGSDIPRVSVKDENNNFGTTSDWYLEDASYMRVKNLTLGYTLPLALRERIRTSSFRLYFTATNLLTLTKYSGMDPEVIADHGIDQGYYPQSRSFIVGLNIGL, from the coding sequence ATGAAAAAACATGTATTGTCATTCATAGGCATAAGCAGGACAGTATGCCTATGGCTTGCTGTGCAGCTTTTGCTGAGTACCACCATTGTGGAAGCCCGGGCCGAAAGTCAGCAAAGCCTGAGCGAAATTAAGCTGAGCCTGACATTAGGCAAAACCAATGTAAAAAATGTGCTGAGCGAAATAGAGAAGCGTACAGAGTTTACCTTTTCTTACAGTAGCGGCTATGTAGATTTAAATCAGCAGGTTTTTGTAAAAGCAGAAAACAAATCCTTAAAGGATATACTGTACTCGGTAGCATCTCAGACAAACCTGAATTTTAAGCGGATAAACCGGAGTATTGTCGTTGTAAAGCGTCCCGAAAAAAACCAAACTATTAATAAAATATCCGAAATTTCAGTAAGCGGTAGAGTAACAGATGTAGATAACCTACCGATACCTGGCGTAAATGTGCTGGTAAAAGACACTAATCTGGGTACGATCACTGATATAGATGGTAACTACAAACTGGTGGTAGCCGAAACGGATACTCTGGCCTTTTCATTTATCGGATACGAAACTGAAATGATACCTGTGAGGGGTAGGTCTGTTATAGATGTTACGCTAATGCCATCATTAACCTCATTAAACAATGTGGTCGTTATCGGTTATGGTACAGCAGAAAAGAAAGACCTTACTGGAGCTGTAGCTGAAGTAGACGCGATTAAACAGATTAATGAACGCCCCATATACAATGCTCAGCAGATTATGCAGGGTACTGTAGCTGGAGTTACAGTGCTCAATAATGGGGGAGACCCTACGGCTGCTCCTCTTGTGCGGGTAAGAGGTATAGGTACCTTGTCTAATGAAGAGCCCTTGTATGTTGTAGATGGCTTACCGGGAGCTACTTTGCCTAACCCAGCAGACATTGAGTCACTTACTGTACTAAAAGATGCATCGGCGGCGGCTATCTATGGAGCTCGTGCAGCGGCAGGTGTGGTAATTGTGACTACTAAAAAAGGCAGTAGCAGAAAGCCCAGTATTAACCTGAATGCATATGCAGGAGTACAAAATGCCTGGAATACTCTGGACGCTTTAAATGCTCAGGAATATGCCGATGTAATGAACCTTGCTTTTGATAATGGAGGGTATGCAGCGGACTATGCGGGCAGAGAATATATTCAAGCAGAAACTAACGCATATGGCCTGGAAACCAGAACCAATTGGATGGATGAGATTTTCAGGACTGGTATTATCCAGAACTATGATCTTTCAGTGAATGGTGGAAGTGAGCATAGCCGTTTCTATGGTTCGTTAGGTTATAAAAAGACCGAAGGTACATTAAAGAACACCTGGGCAGAGCGATACTCGCTGCGTTTAAATAGCGACTTTGACCTTAATGATAAACTTAAGGTAGGAGAAAACTTCGCCTTGGCGTTTAACAACGGAAACTATGGGGTGAACACAACTTCCGGATACACCGGTGCAGTAATTACAGCATTGTATTACCCTCCTAGTGCTACAATCTGGGAGAATGAAGAAGATGGCCTGTACGGAGGAGTAGCTCCTCGTGGAAGTAGTTATATAGGTTCCTATGGTGATCTGATTAATCCGGTAGCTTATCTAGACAGATTGAACCACAAGCGCCCAACAACCAATATTACGGGAAATGTTTATCTGGAATATAGCCTGATTGACGGACTCAATTATCGTTTAAATGCCGGGCTTAACCGCTCTAACACTTCTGCCAAAAGCTTCACTTCACGGATTACCGAGCCGGGTAAAATTTTTGATTATAACGAACTCAGCCAGGAGAACATCATCTCTAATGCATATGTAATAGAGAATACATTATCGTACAGCAAAGTATTAGCCGACAGGCATAGTTTTAACCTTTTGCTAGGTTATATGGCTCAGAAAAACAGTTATGAGTACTTTAGAATGGATGCTCGTGGTTTCCAGAGCGAAGTGCCAGACCAACAATACTTCCCTAATGCTAATGGCCCTTTTGGTACACCTGCCGGTGGTAAAAGCGAAAATTCGTTGATCTCTACCCTGGCTCGACTGAATTATGACTTTGACGATAAATACCTCTTTACGGCTACTGTGCGTAGAGATGGCTCTTCTAAGCTTAGCGAAGACAACCGCTGGGGTGTGTTCCCTTCAGCATCATTGGCCTGGAGACTTACCAACGAAGGCTTTATGGATGGTGCCAGTTGGCTGGACGATTTGAAAGTAAGGGCAAGCTGGGGTAAAATTGGTAACCAGGGTGCATTAGGAAATTATCCTACAGCCATTACTCTGAGCCGTACTCAGGCACTTTTAGGGGACCCTGCATCTTACACAGATTATTATGGCTATGCTATAGATGGTATTGCTAACCCTGACATCAAGTGGGAAACCACTACGCAAACAGATATTGGCATCAATGCAAGTTTGCTTAAAAATAAGGTATATGTAAATGCAGATTACTTCATCAAAAAGACAGATGATATGCTGCTTCAGGTACCACTTGTGGGTACAGCTGGCGTGTCTAATTCCCCCTGGGAAAATGCAGGTTCGGTAGAAAACAAAGGTTTGGAGTTTCAGCTGGGTTATAATAACAATATTGGTGACCTTCACCTGGATGTTTCTGCAAACATTACTACTATACAGAATGAGGTGACCAGCCTCGGCGAAAACTACACCAACATACAACATGGCAACAATGTTAGAGGTATTTTACAGCCATTGCGTAGCGAAGTTGGGCACGCGATCTACTCGTATTATGTGTATGAAACGGATGGGCTTTTCCAGAGCGATCAGGAAGTGGAGAGCTATACCGGACCCGATGGCGAGCCAATACAAGCTCTGGCTCAGGCAGGAGATCTGAAGTTTGTAGATCAGAACGGTGATGGAAAGTTAAATGAAGAAGATAAGGTGTTTAAAGGTGACAACTTCCCTGACCTGACCTATGGTATGAGTTTGAACCTGAACTACAAAAACTTTGATTTGAGCATGTTGCTTCAGGGTGTACAGGGCGTGAAGGTATTTAACGGCTTAAAGTTTAGTACACTAAAGCCTACGCAGGGTTATAATATGATGAGTGATATCAAAGATGCCTGGTCGCCTGACAACACTGGGTCCGACATACCAAGAGTGTCAGTTAAAGATGAAAATAACAATTTCGGAACAACTTCTGACTGGTATCTTGAAGATGCCTCATATATGCGTGTCAAAAATCTGACGCTCGGCTATACACTGCCTTTAGCGCTGCGCGAACGCATACGAACTTCTTCTTTCAGGCTTTACTTCACGGCTACCAATCTTCTAACACTCACTAAATACTCTGGTATGGACCCTGAAGTTATTGCTGATCATGGTATAGATCAGGGGTATTATCCTCAGTCCAGAAGCTTCATTGTTGGATTAAACATTGGGCTTTAA
- a CDS encoding tetratricopeptide repeat protein — protein MVDQAYALFKEGKLEKSREAIDMAAEHPSTVQDPKTWYLKSFIYKELSGTSKSDDIKKTSIASALKCISIDTAGRYTKDCRAILKFVYTSYLNDAVNALNQQEFSTVMSTLKPILESEDEAANPLRPQALFYTGYALLQSSKQQEARDFFFRALQLGFHDPLIYETEAMYRMNNSEWDSTRYYLDQGLQQFPQDANLLVSKLNFLMMGEQYEAAEETVKQYLDLYPENTEGLLLAGTIYEKLLPLSEDSNLYYEKQIQVYEKILNKNPDHLQANYNLGIVYYNRAVKTINQAAQNYDMDILAFNSLLNECSQLFMKALPYVEKVSKLDDTHVNALKALEGIYYNINDYEQYNLVKVKLEKL, from the coding sequence ATGGTAGATCAGGCATATGCATTGTTTAAAGAAGGGAAGCTGGAAAAAAGTCGTGAAGCTATAGATATGGCTGCTGAACACCCCAGCACCGTACAAGATCCTAAAACATGGTACCTGAAAAGCTTCATTTACAAAGAACTTTCCGGTACATCTAAGTCAGATGATATTAAAAAGACAAGTATAGCCTCAGCACTTAAATGCATAAGCATAGATACCGCTGGTCGCTATACTAAAGATTGCCGTGCTATCCTCAAGTTTGTCTATACCTCATATTTGAACGATGCTGTCAACGCTTTGAACCAGCAAGAATTTTCCACTGTAATGTCTACGCTTAAGCCTATACTGGAAAGCGAAGACGAGGCAGCGAACCCACTAAGGCCTCAAGCTCTGTTTTACACAGGGTATGCTCTACTGCAGAGCAGTAAACAGCAAGAAGCCAGAGATTTCTTTTTTCGGGCATTGCAACTAGGTTTTCATGATCCTCTGATCTACGAAACTGAGGCGATGTATAGAATGAATAACTCTGAGTGGGATAGTACAAGATATTATTTAGACCAGGGACTTCAACAGTTTCCTCAGGATGCTAACCTGCTAGTGAGTAAACTCAATTTTCTGATGATGGGTGAACAGTATGAAGCTGCGGAAGAGACGGTAAAGCAGTACCTGGATCTTTACCCAGAAAATACTGAAGGGCTTCTTCTGGCAGGTACGATCTATGAAAAGCTGCTACCCCTATCTGAGGATTCAAACCTGTATTACGAAAAGCAAATTCAGGTCTACGAAAAAATTCTAAATAAAAACCCCGACCATTTACAAGCTAATTACAATCTGGGCATCGTGTATTATAACCGAGCCGTAAAAACAATCAACCAGGCCGCTCAAAACTATGACATGGATATACTGGCGTTCAATAGCCTTTTAAATGAGTGTAGTCAGCTATTCATGAAGGCCCTCCCCTATGTAGAAAAAGTAAGTAAACTTGATGACACTCATGTTAATGCGCTCAAAGCACTGGAAGGTATTTACTATAATATCAATGATTATGAGCAGTACAATTTAGTTAAAGTAAAACTTGAAAAATTGTAG
- a CDS encoding phosphatidylinositol-specific phospholipase C, whose product MKNLLKSFFSLFVLFAFASCEQENLQLMKTGNMPLADQNIQTDTYTNQNWMSVLSDATSLSALSIPGTHDSGARYDHPLLSGTAKCQDLSILQQLQAGVRYLDIRCRHIDDAFAIHHGVVYQNINFNDVLNDCFSFLQSNPDETIVMSVKEEYDPTNNTRSFEQTFDSYVQQNPSKWYLGAGIPDLGQVRGKIVLLRRFSASLLPKGIAATAWSDNTTFEINNAQAQLKVQDQYQVPDNNSKWNAIENLLVEASTSASQSRLFLNYTSGYKPGWFGIPDIDAVSDNINPRVRNYFNSQPSGRYGVVIMDFADNTLTEPIIDTNF is encoded by the coding sequence ATGAAAAACCTACTAAAATCTTTTTTTAGCCTGTTTGTGCTCTTTGCTTTTGCCTCTTGTGAGCAGGAAAACCTCCAACTCATGAAGACTGGGAATATGCCTTTGGCTGATCAGAATATACAAACTGATACTTACACCAACCAAAACTGGATGAGCGTACTCAGCGATGCTACCAGCTTGTCTGCGTTATCAATACCGGGTACACATGATAGCGGCGCTCGTTACGATCATCCCTTGCTTTCCGGGACTGCAAAATGTCAGGATCTAAGTATTCTACAGCAGCTACAAGCAGGGGTACGCTATCTGGATATCAGGTGCAGACACATTGACGATGCTTTTGCCATACATCATGGTGTGGTATATCAAAACATTAATTTTAATGATGTGCTTAATGACTGCTTTAGCTTTTTACAGTCCAATCCAGATGAGACCATCGTTATGTCAGTAAAGGAAGAGTATGATCCAACTAACAATACACGCTCTTTTGAGCAGACTTTTGACAGCTACGTACAACAAAACCCTTCCAAATGGTATTTGGGGGCTGGTATACCTGACTTGGGGCAGGTAAGAGGTAAAATAGTATTATTGAGAAGGTTCTCAGCTTCTTTGCTACCTAAGGGTATTGCTGCTACTGCCTGGTCTGACAATACAACATTTGAAATAAACAATGCGCAGGCACAGCTCAAGGTTCAAGATCAGTACCAGGTACCGGATAATAATTCGAAATGGAATGCTATTGAAAATTTGTTGGTTGAAGCTAGCACTTCCGCTAGCCAAAGCAGATTGTTTTTAAATTATACCAGTGGCTATAAGCCCGGTTGGTTCGGTATCCCCGACATAGATGCAGTGTCTGATAACATCAACCCAAGAGTTCGTAACTACTTCAATTCGCAGCCTAGCGGAAGGTATGGGGTAGTCATCATGGACTTTGCAGATAACACCCTTACCGAACCAATCATTGATACTAATTTCTAG
- a CDS encoding transporter — translation MPYFYKVISGLTILWFFTSSLQAQNLTDGFTLGQGNTTIALSYSWESYDQFYFADEKRDAPAPYGGEISTQSISLFAAYGLTDKLDIIVNLPYIQAKGDGDDETLDQDVDNLQDVSLFLEWNPLSLETDGGKLSFVGALGLSTPLSDYEADAVLSIGNQSTRMDPKVLIQYQTKSGLFANLQAGYSLRSNDVPNATVLGAKVGFAAAKFYLDIWSESQYSDSDAPDITPGEVPFNETRVNYAQLGANAYYPISSLVGVSVGYGQYVSGRNVGLASRISGSLIFNL, via the coding sequence ATGCCCTACTTCTACAAAGTTATTTCAGGTTTAACCATTTTATGGTTTTTTACTTCAAGCTTACAGGCCCAAAACCTAACAGATGGTTTTACGCTCGGTCAGGGTAATACTACCATTGCCTTGTCTTACTCTTGGGAATCCTATGATCAGTTTTATTTTGCTGATGAAAAGCGTGATGCTCCCGCTCCTTACGGAGGCGAGATTAGTACGCAAAGTATTTCATTGTTTGCAGCTTACGGACTTACTGACAAACTTGATATTATAGTCAATTTGCCCTATATACAGGCTAAAGGAGATGGTGATGATGAAACACTTGACCAGGATGTGGATAATCTTCAGGATGTGTCTCTTTTTCTGGAATGGAATCCCCTAAGTCTGGAAACAGATGGGGGAAAGCTATCTTTTGTAGGAGCTCTTGGTCTTTCCACTCCACTTAGCGACTACGAAGCTGATGCCGTTCTGTCTATAGGTAACCAGTCTACGCGTATGGACCCCAAAGTATTAATACAGTATCAAACTAAGAGCGGATTATTTGCCAACCTACAGGCTGGCTACTCACTTCGCAGCAATGATGTGCCAAATGCTACTGTATTAGGAGCAAAGGTAGGTTTTGCCGCTGCTAAATTCTATTTAGATATCTGGTCTGAGAGTCAGTATTCGGACAGTGATGCTCCGGATATTACCCCTGGAGAAGTACCTTTTAACGAGACTCGTGTCAACTATGCGCAGCTAGGAGCAAATGCATACTATCCAATTTCTTCATTAGTAGGGGTATCGGTGGGTTATGGTCAGTATGTATCCGGCAGAAATGTAGGTCTGGCCAGTCGGATAAGCGGTAGTCTAATTTTTAATTTGTAA
- a CDS encoding FecR family protein, which yields MNEAHFWTLLTRVLSGEASPEEQHRLHDILASEPDKKQLYDEAVREWKKERYYPSYNLQRGKQRLRHKLIALEESVAPVQKKSPSLSPMYLGLAASVSIILALALWWLPGREIIVEQTVAEYEPNMVEIRVPKGKIQTVRLPDSSKVWLNAGSSLSYDRAFKQRKVTLEGEAFFDVVRNEQSAFSIQTQSLEIKVLGTSFNVNEYEQGKASVAVASGLVNVQLKQDSSVYKLVEPTEGVRLSDSGSSLLKGKQDIIAITAWREGKLVFEDMSLAEILPKLERWYDVEIEVRQAALLQRKFSGAFQHETLESILEVMHYAACMNYQINARQVVLEESPCATE from the coding sequence ATGAACGAAGCACACTTTTGGACATTGCTTACCAGAGTTTTGTCAGGAGAAGCAAGTCCTGAAGAACAGCATAGGCTGCATGATATTCTGGCTTCAGAACCAGACAAAAAGCAGTTGTATGACGAAGCAGTGCGAGAGTGGAAAAAAGAAAGATATTACCCAAGCTATAATTTGCAGCGGGGTAAGCAGAGGCTACGTCATAAACTTATTGCGCTGGAAGAGTCAGTAGCACCAGTACAAAAGAAAAGTCCATCGTTGAGCCCTATGTATTTAGGGCTGGCTGCTTCCGTATCAATTATTCTGGCTTTAGCGCTTTGGTGGCTGCCAGGCAGAGAAATTATTGTTGAACAGACAGTAGCTGAGTACGAGCCGAACATGGTAGAGATACGTGTGCCTAAAGGTAAAATACAGACCGTTCGCTTACCTGATAGCTCTAAGGTGTGGCTCAATGCAGGTAGTAGTCTTAGCTATGACCGCGCTTTTAAGCAAAGAAAAGTTACCCTAGAAGGAGAAGCCTTTTTTGATGTAGTGCGTAATGAGCAGTCAGCTTTTAGCATACAGACTCAATCTCTTGAGATAAAAGTGCTGGGTACTTCTTTTAACGTGAATGAATACGAGCAGGGCAAAGCTTCGGTAGCTGTGGCTAGCGGCTTGGTGAATGTACAACTAAAACAGGATAGCAGTGTGTACAAGCTGGTGGAGCCTACTGAAGGTGTACGCCTATCTGATAGTGGTAGCTCTTTACTAAAAGGTAAACAGGATATAATTGCGATAACTGCCTGGCGAGAGGGTAAGCTAGTATTTGAGGATATGAGCTTGGCAGAAATATTACCAAAACTGGAGCGCTGGTACGATGTGGAAATAGAGGTTAGACAGGCAGCTTTACTACAAAGGAAATTTTCCGGTGCTTTTCAGCACGAAACTCTGGAGAGCATACTGGAAGTGATGCACTATGCGGCTTGTATGAATTATCAGATAAATGCAAGGCAGGTGGTACTGGAAGAGTCTCCCTGCGCTACTGAATAA
- a CDS encoding YfiR family protein, with protein MKTKLLIISALMVFVGFCADAQTPENYKETQDKIHTIYLYNFSRYFVWPKAKYEEFVIGVMGEHSVSDELKKMAEAKTVGGKPIKVKTYRNPKDIDTSCHIVFIPYENSYWLSEVLSHTRNNPVLVVSSKPGMGKFGSLLNFIAYQGKITFEINEEAIQNRNLQFAQQVKAIGKVL; from the coding sequence ATGAAAACAAAACTTCTAATAATTAGTGCTTTGATGGTTTTCGTAGGGTTCTGTGCTGATGCTCAAACCCCAGAGAACTATAAAGAAACTCAGGACAAGATCCACACGATATATCTGTATAACTTTTCGCGATACTTCGTCTGGCCAAAAGCCAAGTACGAAGAGTTTGTGATTGGAGTTATGGGCGAACATAGTGTTTCTGATGAGCTGAAAAAAATGGCAGAGGCTAAAACCGTTGGTGGCAAGCCTATTAAGGTTAAAACTTACAGAAACCCTAAAGATATAGACACCTCCTGCCACATCGTGTTCATTCCTTATGAAAACAGTTACTGGCTCAGTGAAGTACTTTCTCATACCAGAAACAACCCGGTATTAGTGGTAAGTAGCAAGCCGGGTATGGGCAAGTTTGGTAGTCTGCTCAATTTTATTGCTTATCAGGGAAAAATAACCTTTGAAATTAACGAAGAAGCCATTCAGAACCGTAACCTACAATTTGCTCAACAGGTGAAAGCTATTGGAAAGGTGTTATAA